One Campylobacter sputorum subsp. sputorum DNA segment encodes these proteins:
- the sucC gene encoding ADP-forming succinate--CoA ligase subunit beta, translating into MNIHEYQAKELLGDFGINVAKGKIAFNPNEALNAAKEIGGNVWAIKAQIHAGGRGLGGGVKIAKNLDEVEKYANDIIGMNLVTAQTGKEGKLVKKVYVEQGTDIAKEFYLSFTFDRKSEKIGLIASAEGGMSIEEVSHKNPELIKSILIDPQIGLCDFHSMEVASFLKFDKDLSIKFSNLLTKLYKLYIDTDANLVEINPLVLTAQNEFIPLDAKMGFDDSAMYRQEKIAKMRDLDEEEPSEVEAKNYGLSYVKLDGNIGCMVNGAGLAMGTMDTINSVGGKPANFLDVGGGASPETVAKAFEIILRDKNVKAIFVNIFGGIVRCDRIANGILEATKLTKVNVPVVVRLDGTNAKEAMEILKSANIENIISVDGLEDGAKMAIKLAKEGE; encoded by the coding sequence ATGAATATTCATGAATATCAAGCTAAAGAGCTTCTTGGTGATTTTGGTATAAATGTAGCCAAAGGTAAGATTGCGTTTAATCCAAATGAAGCTCTTAATGCTGCAAAAGAAATAGGTGGAAATGTTTGGGCTATAAAAGCTCAAATTCATGCAGGTGGTAGAGGTCTTGGCGGAGGTGTAAAGATCGCTAAAAATTTAGATGAAGTTGAAAAATATGCAAATGACATCATAGGTATGAATCTTGTTACAGCTCAAACTGGCAAAGAGGGTAAACTTGTTAAAAAGGTTTATGTAGAGCAAGGCACAGATATAGCTAAGGAGTTTTATTTAAGTTTTACATTTGATAGAAAGAGTGAAAAAATAGGGCTTATAGCTTCAGCTGAAGGCGGAATGAGTATAGAAGAAGTTTCTCATAAAAATCCAGAGCTTATAAAAAGCATTTTGATAGATCCACAAATTGGACTTTGTGATTTTCATTCTATGGAAGTTGCTTCTTTTTTGAAATTTGACAAAGATTTAAGTATTAAATTTTCAAATTTGCTTACAAAACTTTATAAATTGTACATAGATACTGATGCAAATTTAGTTGAAATAAATCCACTTGTTTTAACTGCTCAAAACGAATTTATTCCTCTTGATGCTAAAATGGGATTTGATGATAGTGCAATGTATAGACAAGAAAAAATAGCTAAAATGCGTGATTTAGACGAAGAAGAACCAAGCGAAGTTGAGGCTAAAAACTATGGTTTAAGTTATGTAAAGCTTGATGGAAATATAGGTTGTATGGTAAATGGTGCTGGTCTTGCTATGGGAACTATGGATACTATAAATTCAGTTGGCGGAAAACCGGCAAATTTTCTAGATGTTGGTGGTGGAGCGAGCCCTGAGACTGTTGCTAAAGCTTTTGAGATTATACTTAGAGATAAAAATGTAAAAGCGATATTTGTAAATATTTTTGGCGGTATTGTAAGATGTGATAGAATAGCAAATGGCATTTTAGAAGCTACAAAATTAACAAAAGTAAATGTTCCTGTTGTAGTAAGACTTGATGGAACAAACGCAAAAGAAGCAATGGAAATTTTAAAAAGTGCAAATATAGAAAATATCATCTCGGTTGATGGTCTTGAAGATGGTGCAAAAATGGCAATTAAGCTAGCAAAGGAAGGTGAATAA
- a CDS encoding efflux RND transporter periplasmic adaptor subunit, translated as MKKTIKYIILFAILIAVGYGIYAKFIKKEEKIEFITTNVKRGDIVKSVEATGKIYPKDSVDLGAQVSGQIKKLYVEIGDIVKKGDMIAEIDDIKQKNKIDDLKASLNIYKAKLNSANIAKEVAENKYKRELDLYKANATSKENLEKTKDELSLAKASLTEIQEQIKQTEISLYTAQTDLGYTKIVSSLDGVVISIPVKEGQTVNAAQTTPTIAKIADLNTLEVRVEVPEGDINSVKIGQKVKFGTLGDINLDYNATISSIDPADKTYSDENSDIKGSSASVNSSNAAVYYYAKYYIENDNNYFKIGMTIENSIIINNAKNVLMVPSITIKNDENSHFVLLKDEQNDVKKVGVEVGLSDGINTQIISGLKEGDEVITNKLSAKELENLIENRKMRIR; from the coding sequence ATGAAAAAAACTATCAAATATATTATTTTGTTTGCTATTTTAATAGCTGTTGGATATGGAATTTATGCTAAATTTATAAAAAAAGAAGAAAAAATTGAGTTTATAACTACAAATGTAAAAAGAGGCGATATAGTTAAAAGCGTAGAAGCAACAGGCAAAATTTATCCAAAAGATAGCGTTGATCTTGGTGCTCAAGTTTCAGGACAGATAAAAAAACTATATGTTGAGATTGGCGATATAGTGAAAAAAGGCGATATGATTGCTGAAATTGATGATATAAAGCAAAAAAATAAGATAGATGACTTAAAAGCTTCTCTTAATATATATAAGGCGAAATTAAACTCAGCAAATATAGCAAAAGAAGTAGCTGAAAATAAATATAAAAGAGAGTTAGATTTATACAAAGCAAATGCAACTTCAAAAGAAAATTTAGAAAAGACAAAAGATGAATTAAGTTTGGCTAAAGCAAGCCTAACCGAAATTCAAGAGCAGATTAAACAAACCGAAATTTCGCTTTATACTGCTCAAACTGATTTAGGTTACACAAAAATAGTTTCTTCTCTTGATGGAGTTGTGATATCAATACCTGTTAAAGAAGGCCAGACTGTAAATGCCGCACAAACAACTCCTACTATAGCAAAAATTGCTGATTTAAATACATTAGAAGTAAGAGTTGAAGTTCCAGAAGGCGATATAAATAGTGTTAAAATCGGGCAAAAAGTAAAATTTGGAACTCTTGGAGATATAAATTTAGATTATAATGCAACTATATCAAGTATAGATCCTGCAGATAAAACATATAGTGATGAAAATTCTGATATAAAAGGCAGTTCTGCTTCCGTAAATAGCTCAAATGCCGCTGTGTATTATTATGCAAAATATTATATAGAAAATGATAATAATTATTTTAAAATAGGCATGACTATAGAAAATTCAATTATTATAAATAATGCCAAAAATGTTTTAATGGTTCCTTCCATAACTATAAAAAATGATGAAAATTCGCATTTTGTTTTATTAAAAGATGAACAAAATGATGTAAAAAAAGTTGGCGTCGAAGTAGGTCTTAGTGATGGTATAAATACACAGATAATATCTGGATTAAAAGAAGGTGATGAGGTTATAACAAACAAGCTTAGTGCTAAAGAGTTGGAAAATTTAATTGAAAATAGAAAAATGAGAATAAGGTAA
- the sucD gene encoding succinate--CoA ligase subunit alpha: MSILVNKNTKVIVQGFTGKEGTFHSEQCLAYGTNIVGGVTPFKGGQTHLGKPVFNTVKEAVDATKAEVSLIFVPAKFVADGIIEAANAGIKLAIVITEHTPVNDMIRAKNYANKCGMMMIGPNCPGIISSDECKLGIMPGMVFKKAKTNIGLISKSGTLTYEGANQIINEGYGISTAVGIGGDSIIGLTYSELLPMFEKDEETKAIVMIGEIGGNLEIQACEIIKSQITKPVIAFIAGQSAPKGKRMGHAGAIISGEDSTAKGKMKALSDVGVHVVESPAHIGSKLKEILG, from the coding sequence ATGAGCATTTTGGTAAATAAAAATACAAAAGTTATAGTTCAAGGTTTTACTGGCAAAGAAGGTACTTTTCACTCTGAGCAATGCTTAGCTTATGGTACAAATATAGTTGGCGGAGTTACGCCTTTTAAGGGTGGACAAACCCATCTTGGAAAACCGGTTTTTAATACCGTTAAAGAAGCTGTTGATGCAACTAAAGCTGAGGTTTCTTTGATATTTGTTCCTGCTAAATTTGTTGCAGATGGTATCATAGAGGCTGCAAATGCCGGTATAAAATTAGCAATTGTTATAACAGAACACACTCCTGTTAATGATATGATTAGAGCAAAGAACTATGCAAATAAGTGTGGCATGATGATGATAGGTCCAAATTGTCCAGGCATTATAAGTTCAGATGAATGTAAGCTTGGCATTATGCCAGGAATGGTATTTAAAAAAGCAAAAACAAATATAGGTCTTATTTCAAAATCAGGAACTCTAACTTATGAGGGTGCAAATCAAATCATAAATGAGGGTTATGGCATATCAACAGCTGTTGGTATAGGCGGAGATAGCATTATAGGTTTAACTTATAGTGAGCTTTTACCTATGTTTGAAAAAGATGAAGAAACAAAAGCTATTGTTATGATAGGTGAGATTGGTGGAAATTTAGAAATTCAAGCTTGCGAGATAATAAAATCACAAATAACAAAACCAGTTATTGCTTTTATAGCCGGTCAATCTGCACCAAAAGGCAAGAGAATGGGGCATGCCGGTGCAATTATAAGTGGCGAAGATAGCACCGCAAAAGGAAAAATGAAAGCTTTAAGTGATGTTGGTGTTCATGTTGTGGAGAGTCCAGCACACATAGGCTCTAAGTTAAAAGAGATACTTGGTTAA
- a CDS encoding MacB family efflux pump subunit produces MSLLKLVNICKNFGTAKNPTKVLKNISLEINSGEFIAIIGQSGSGKSTLMNILGCLDIPSSGEYYIDNNLISNFDKDKLALLRRKKFGFIFQRYNLLSGINATENVALPAVYAGINYDKRIKRAKELLENLNLSHRLNYYPSELSGGQQQRISIARSLMNGGEIILADEPTGALDSKSGELVLKILEDLHKIGHTIILVTHDLGVANHAKRIIEIKDGEIIKDENKSKNENYIVKKIDKIEVKNSLFAIKDMFVESFKMAVGAILSHKLRSLLTMLGIIIGIASVVSVVAIGKGSQEKILADINAMGTNTITIFPGKSFGDMRANNVKTLSISDARLLDKQSYVMSVTPNTSTNGTLTFQNLSYTGSLLGGNEQSINVNGLKLEDGRFLDKNDVINNASVVVIDSNTKNNFFPNSNPIGKVLLFNKQPLKIIGVLKPNDTFGNTETLRIYSPYTTVINKITGDRNINSITIRIKDNVNMQLAQVAITELISTKHGKQDFFIRNSDSIRQTVESATGTMRILISAIALISLIVGGIGVMNIMLVSVTERTKEIGLKMAIGAKSRDILMQFLVEAVLICVIGGIFGLILSFIIGFIFMYFVSTFAMTYSMVSIVISLISSMFIGIIFGFMPAKNAANLNPIDALSRE; encoded by the coding sequence TTGAGTTTATTAAAACTTGTTAATATTTGTAAAAATTTTGGAACAGCCAAAAATCCAACAAAAGTTTTAAAAAATATAAGCTTAGAAATAAATAGTGGAGAATTTATCGCTATAATTGGTCAATCTGGCTCAGGAAAATCAACACTTATGAATATTTTAGGTTGCCTTGATATCCCAAGTAGTGGCGAATATTATATAGATAATAATCTTATATCAAATTTTGACAAAGATAAATTAGCACTTTTAAGAAGAAAAAAATTTGGCTTTATTTTTCAAAGATACAATCTTCTTTCTGGTATCAATGCTACCGAAAATGTAGCACTTCCTGCTGTTTATGCTGGTATTAATTATGATAAAAGAATCAAAAGAGCAAAAGAGCTTTTAGAAAATTTAAATCTTTCTCATAGGCTAAATTACTATCCAAGTGAGCTTAGTGGCGGACAACAACAGCGTATAAGCATAGCAAGATCGCTTATGAATGGTGGAGAGATTATTTTAGCTGATGAGCCAACTGGTGCACTTGATTCTAAAAGCGGAGAACTTGTTTTAAAAATACTTGAAGATTTGCATAAAATCGGTCACACTATCATACTTGTAACGCATGATTTAGGGGTTGCAAATCACGCAAAAAGAATTATAGAAATAAAAGATGGCGAGATTATAAAAGATGAAAATAAAAGTAAAAATGAAAATTATATTGTTAAAAAGATTGATAAAATAGAAGTTAAGAATTCTTTATTTGCCATAAAAGATATGTTTGTTGAGTCCTTTAAAATGGCAGTTGGTGCCATTTTATCGCATAAGTTAAGATCGCTTCTTACTATGCTTGGCATTATAATAGGCATAGCATCCGTTGTTTCTGTGGTTGCCATTGGCAAAGGTTCTCAAGAAAAGATTTTAGCTGATATTAATGCAATGGGAACAAACACAATAACTATTTTTCCTGGTAAAAGTTTTGGCGATATGAGAGCAAATAATGTTAAAACTCTAAGTATTAGTGACGCAAGGCTTTTAGATAAGCAGAGTTATGTAATGAGCGTTACGCCAAATACCTCTACAAATGGAACTTTAACTTTTCAAAATCTCTCTTATACTGGCTCACTTCTCGGCGGAAATGAACAGAGTATAAATGTAAATGGTTTAAAATTAGAAGATGGAAGATTTTTAGATAAAAATGATGTTATAAACAATGCTTCTGTTGTAGTTATAGATAGTAATACAAAAAACAATTTTTTTCCAAACTCAAATCCAATTGGCAAAGTTTTGCTTTTTAATAAACAGCCATTAAAGATTATTGGAGTTTTGAAACCAAATGATACTTTTGGAAACACTGAAACACTTCGTATTTACTCGCCATATACTACTGTTATAAATAAAATAACAGGAGATAGAAATATAAACTCAATTACCATAAGAATAAAAGATAATGTAAATATGCAATTAGCACAAGTTGCCATCACTGAATTAATATCTACAAAGCATGGAAAACAGGATTTTTTTATAAGAAATTCAGATAGCATACGACAAACCGTAGAAAGTGCAACAGGGACTATGAGAATTCTTATATCCGCAATTGCTCTTATCTCACTTATTGTTGGCGGAATAGGAGTTATGAATATAATGCTTGTTTCTGTTACTGAGCGAACAAAAGAAATCGGGCTTAAAATGGCAATAGGTGCCAAAAGTAGAGACATACTTATGCAGTTTTTGGTTGAAGCTGTTTTGATATGTGTAATAGGCGGTATTTTTGGCTTAATACTATCTTTTATAATAGGCTTTATTTTTATGTATTTTGTATCTACTTTTGCTATGACTTATTCTATGGTTTCTATTGTGATATCGCTCATATCTTCTATGTTTATAGGCATTATTTTTGGTTTTATGCCTGCAAAAAATGCAGCAAATTTAAACCCAATAGATGCACTCTCAAGGGAATAA
- a CDS encoding TolC family protein, producing the protein MRNLIIIFMIIFSGCAMKKYDFTSPIGDVNESYYEQNLSWWEGYDNALLNKTMKTILENNLDLKNSNLNIEKFIAYLGLSRADLLPTFGASYNASANKNIDENSNSDINFKSSLNVSYEVDLFGKFMDKYKKSVFLLNASKLDLNALDLSIKSDSVSTFFNLMYLQNAKDKIYKMKQNYEKLKEIIVAKFNYGRADKLEVEQINQALLQSDEKILNINTQIYTIQEKLKNLMYMQNLPNLKNYNIFDVKLLGISKEIPIEILSNRPDIKSAELNLKATFYNYKYTFKSLYPNITLGASLSSNEQKFDDSFKFSFLGGNIQITLPFLDYARVKNNIKVSEVEYEMAKNDFLKKLNSAINEFYRAFLDYENYKFKFENTSEILNHSINITKYYQIRYDNGKNELYDLINAKNTELNYELNLLYDKYILLQNENLIYKIVGGKI; encoded by the coding sequence ATGAGAAATTTAATAATAATTTTTATGATTATTTTTAGCGGTTGTGCTATGAAAAAGTATGATTTTACTTCGCCTATCGGAGATGTAAATGAGAGTTATTATGAGCAAAATTTATCTTGGTGGGAAGGTTATGATAATGCTTTGCTAAACAAAACTATGAAAACAATACTTGAAAATAATCTTGATTTAAAAAATAGTAATTTAAATATAGAAAAATTTATAGCATATCTTGGTCTATCAAGAGCGGATTTGTTACCAACTTTTGGTGCAAGCTACAATGCGTCCGCAAATAAAAATATAGATGAAAATTCAAATAGCGATATAAATTTTAAAAGTTCATTAAATGTATCTTATGAAGTTGATTTGTTTGGTAAATTTATGGATAAATACAAAAAATCAGTTTTTTTGCTAAATGCCTCAAAACTTGATTTAAACGCACTTGATCTTAGTATAAAAAGTGATAGTGTTAGCACATTTTTTAACCTAATGTATCTACAAAACGCTAAAGATAAAATTTATAAAATGAAGCAAAATTATGAGAAATTAAAAGAAATTATAGTGGCTAAATTTAATTATGGAAGAGCCGATAAACTAGAGGTTGAACAGATAAATCAGGCATTATTGCAATCAGATGAAAAAATATTAAACATAAATACGCAAATTTACACAATCCAAGAAAAGTTAAAAAACTTAATGTATATGCAAAATTTACCAAATTTAAAAAATTATAATATTTTTGATGTAAAGCTTCTTGGTATATCAAAAGAAATTCCTATCGAAATTCTCTCAAATCGTCCAGATATAAAATCAGCAGAACTTAATTTAAAGGCTACATTTTATAATTATAAATATACTTTTAAAAGTCTGTATCCAAACATTACGCTAGGCGCATCTCTTAGCTCAAATGAGCAAAAATTTGATGATAGTTTTAAATTTAGTTTTTTAGGTGGAAATATACAAATAACACTTCCTTTTTTAGATTATGCCAGGGTTAAAAATAATATTAAAGTTTCTGAGGTTGAGTATGAAATGGCTAAAAATGACTTTTTAAAGAAGTTAAATAGTGCGATAAATGAATTTTATAGAGCATTTTTAGACTATGAAAATTATAAGTTTAAGTTTGAAAATACTAGCGAAATTTTAAATCACAGCATAAATATCACAAAATATTATCAAATACGATATGATAATGGCAAAAACGAACTATATGATTTAATAAATGCTAAAAATACAGAGTTAAATTATGAACTAAATTTACTATATGATAAATATATTTTACTTCAAAATGAAAATTTGATATACAAAATAGTAGGTGGCAAAATTTAA
- a CDS encoding ankyrin repeat domain-containing protein translates to MRALFLIFLSSVLMFSKVLDDNKISCDEIKAYKDEIFSNLDIDFLNTQIDFNCENSLLNLDFLNKLFDISKEIRGDRLNCKGVMYNAKQKEFKFLLLKAGVAPEIYAKTLNDESGKIADDNRAYFRFWAYNSIGNFELFNNFWKEYNANMSNLVSFYKKRGIDEGSAIFYATKVMNDFLNFSVGDFSYTIMEKVPDITDFEKRISNPNFDLYALQETLFKDKYSQSELSNALNIALLHEKSIDFLEELIKMGAKINEGSESSLFFALRNINNIKFLLKNGADINYKNTFGKTPIFYTVGFNDLNTTKFLVQNGADINATYISKNEKFAINSNIGMVTLPFYQNLCDLEHTSRTLFMHAAQHSNVEMLKFLMQSGADINAVDDLGYNALDYAKLGKKSENIKFLENLK, encoded by the coding sequence ATGAGAGCTTTATTTTTGATATTTTTATCATCCGTTTTGATGTTTTCTAAAGTTTTAGATGACAACAAGATTAGTTGTGATGAAATAAAAGCGTATAAAGATGAAATTTTTTCAAATTTAGATATAGATTTTTTAAATACACAAATCGATTTTAACTGCGAAAATTCTTTATTAAATTTAGATTTTTTAAATAAATTATTTGATATTAGTAAAGAAATAAGGGGTGATAGGTTAAATTGTAAAGGTGTTATGTATAATGCAAAGCAAAAAGAGTTTAAATTTCTTCTTTTAAAAGCCGGTGTTGCACCTGAGATTTACGCAAAAACATTAAATGATGAAAGCGGCAAAATTGCTGATGATAATAGAGCTTATTTTAGATTTTGGGCTTATAATAGTATAGGAAATTTTGAGTTATTTAACAATTTTTGGAAAGAGTATAATGCAAATATGTCAAATCTTGTCTCTTTTTATAAAAAAAGAGGCATAGATGAAGGAAGTGCTATATTTTATGCAACAAAAGTTATGAATGACTTTTTAAATTTCTCAGTTGGGGATTTTTCATATACAATAATGGAAAAAGTTCCTGATATTACTGATTTTGAAAAGCGTATATCAAATCCAAATTTTGATTTATATGCTTTGCAAGAAACTCTTTTTAAAGATAAATATTCGCAAAGTGAACTCAGCAATGCTTTAAATATAGCTCTTTTGCACGAAAAAAGTATTGATTTTTTAGAAGAACTTATAAAAATGGGTGCAAAAATAAATGAAGGAAGCGAATCATCACTGTTTTTTGCTCTAAGAAATATAAATAACATTAAATTTTTACTTAAAAATGGAGCAGATATTAACTATAAAAATACATTTGGAAAAACTCCTATTTTTTATACTGTTGGCTTTAATGATTTAAATACAACAAAATTTCTAGTGCAAAATGGTGCTGATATAAATGCAACATATATAAGTAAAAATGAGAAATTTGCAATAAATTCAAATATAGGAATGGTAACACTGCCTTTTTATCAAAATTTATGTGATTTAGAACACACATCTAGAACTCTTTTTATGCATGCTGCACAACATTCAAATGTAGAAATGTTAAAATTTTTAATGCAAAGTGGAGCCGATATAAACGCAGTAGATGACCTTGGTTACAATGCTTTGGATTATGCCAAATTAGGAAAAAAGAGCGAAAATATAAAATTTTTAGAAAATTTGAAGTAA
- a CDS encoding 4Fe-4S binding protein yields MDNENRPVWVDESRCKACNICVSYCPSGTIAMREEVSAISGTMIEVIDPDSCIGCRECENHCPDFAIFVADKGFKFAKLTEESKQRAAQIKANNYQKLQGELA; encoded by the coding sequence ATGGATAATGAAAATAGACCTGTTTGGGTTGATGAGTCAAGATGTAAAGCGTGTAATATATGCGTTAGTTACTGTCCTAGTGGCACAATTGCTATGAGAGAAGAAGTTTCTGCGATTAGTGGCACAATGATAGAAGTTATTGATCCTGACTCATGTATTGGGTGTAGAGAGTGTGAAAATCATTGCCCAGATTTTGCAATTTTTGTTGCAGATAAAGGTTTTAAATTTGCTAAACTTACAGAGGAATCAAAACAAAGAGCGGCACAAATTAAAGCAAATAACTATCAAAAATTGCAAGGAGAACTAGCATGA
- a CDS encoding SixA phosphatase family protein, with protein MKKVYFIRHAKSLNNYDCKDIDRSINQKGEKHIKFMANLLKDKGIMPDIIISSSAKRAFQTAKIISDIVGFQSQIVQKKELYDSSLSDFLQVFHEIDDKFKSVFIIAHNPCISEICELLSNSVIDHMPTSSIFCIEFEQDCFKNIQNHSGKVLFFDYPKLHKNK; from the coding sequence ATGAAAAAGGTATATTTTATAAGACACGCAAAATCATTGAATAATTATGATTGCAAAGATATAGATAGAAGCATAAATCAAAAAGGCGAAAAACATATAAAATTTATGGCAAATTTGCTAAAAGATAAAGGTATTATGCCAGATATTATAATTTCTAGCAGTGCAAAAAGAGCGTTTCAAACTGCTAAGATTATTTCCGATATTGTGGGATTTCAAAGCCAAATAGTTCAAAAAAAAGAGCTTTATGATTCATCTTTGAGTGATTTTTTGCAAGTATTTCATGAAATTGATGATAAATTTAAATCAGTATTTATCATAGCTCACAATCCTTGTATATCTGAGATATGCGAACTTCTAAGCAACTCAGTGATAGATCATATGCCAACTAGTTCTATTTTTTGTATAGAGTTTGAGCAAGATTGCTTTAAAAATATACAAAACCATAGTGGAAAAGTTCTATTTTTTGATTATCCAAAATTGCATAAAAATAAATAA
- a CDS encoding 2-oxoglutarate ferredoxin oxidoreductase subunit beta produces MAIDYNKYLRANKMPTLWCWGCGDGVILKTIIRAIHELGWNMDDVCIVSGIGCSGRLSSYVDCNTVHTTHGRAIAYATGIKLANPNKHVIVVTGDGDGLAIGGNHTIHGCRRNIGLNHILINNFIYGLTNSQTSPTTPQGFWTVTAQYGNIDPHFDAAKLAIAAGATFVARESVLNTNRLEKTLIKGFEHDGYSFFDIFSNCHINLGRKNKMGEATKMLEWLDSKIVNKVKYDQMSEEERKDLYPTGILHEDNSRIEYSKAYDQVIKAAQDGTAIDWEMIK; encoded by the coding sequence ATGGCAATTGATTATAATAAATATTTAAGGGCAAATAAAATGCCGACATTATGGTGTTGGGGATGCGGCGATGGAGTTATTTTAAAAACTATCATAAGAGCCATACATGAACTTGGTTGGAATATGGATGATGTTTGCATAGTAAGTGGTATAGGCTGCTCTGGAAGGCTTAGTTCTTATGTGGATTGCAATACCGTTCATACAACTCATGGTAGAGCTATTGCTTATGCAACTGGTATAAAACTTGCAAATCCAAATAAACATGTTATAGTTGTAACAGGCGATGGAGATGGTTTGGCAATAGGCGGAAATCACACTATTCATGGGTGTAGGAGAAATATAGGACTTAATCATATTTTGATAAATAACTTTATTTATGGTCTTACAAATTCTCAAACAAGCCCTACAACCCCACAAGGTTTTTGGACTGTAACAGCACAATATGGCAATATAGACCCCCATTTTGATGCCGCAAAGCTTGCAATTGCAGCAGGAGCGACATTTGTAGCAAGAGAGAGTGTATTAAATACAAATAGGCTTGAAAAAACGCTTATAAAAGGGTTTGAGCATGATGGATATAGCTTTTTTGATATTTTCTCAAACTGCCATATAAATTTAGGTAGAAAAAATAAAATGGGTGAAGCTACAAAAATGTTAGAATGGCTTGATAGTAAAATAGTAAATAAAGTAAAATATGATCAAATGAGCGAAGAAGAGAGAAAAGATTTATATCCTACTGGTATATTGCATGAAGATAATTCTCGCATAGAGTATAGCAAGGCATATGATCAAGTTATTAAAGCCGCTCAAGACGGAACTGCTATAGATTGGGAGATGATAAAATGA
- a CDS encoding 2-oxoglutarate synthase subunit alpha, giving the protein MRELITTGNALVAQAAIECGCKFFGGYPITPSSEIAHEMSRLLPKNGGHFIQMEDEISGISVALGASMSGTKAMTASSGPGISLKAEQIGLGFIAEIPLVVVDVMRGGPSTGLPTRVAQGDIMQTKNPTHGDFASITLAPSSLDEIYSQTIKAFNLAERFMTPVFLLLDETIGHMQGRTFIPDLKDIKIIKRIEFSGDPKEYYPYNAKEDEPATLNPFFKGYHYHITGLHHGITGFPTEDGSIVDYNIKRLFNKINAHKDEIIEYEEYMLDDADICIIAYGSVSLSVKVAIEELRKQGKRVGLFKPITLWPSPEEKLKEIGTKFKNVLVAELNMGQYYGEIKKCMLRDDIQTLLKANGRPISPSEIIQKVMEF; this is encoded by the coding sequence ATGAGAGAGCTTATAACAACAGGAAATGCTTTGGTCGCACAAGCAGCAATTGAGTGTGGCTGTAAATTTTTTGGTGGTTATCCTATAACTCCATCAAGTGAAATTGCTCATGAGATGAGTCGATTGTTGCCAAAAAATGGCGGACATTTTATACAAATGGAAGATGAAATTTCTGGTATAAGCGTAGCTCTTGGTGCTTCGATGAGCGGAACTAAAGCAATGACTGCAAGTAGCGGACCTGGAATTTCTTTAAAAGCTGAGCAAATAGGTCTTGGTTTTATTGCTGAAATTCCTTTGGTTGTTGTCGATGTTATGAGGGGTGGTCCTTCTACTGGATTGCCAACTAGAGTAGCACAAGGCGATATAATGCAGACTAAAAATCCTACTCATGGCGATTTTGCTAGTATTACATTGGCACCTAGTAGTTTAGATGAAATTTATTCTCAGACAATTAAGGCTTTTAATCTTGCAGAACGCTTTATGACTCCTGTTTTTTTACTTTTAGATGAAACTATAGGTCATATGCAAGGAAGAACGTTTATTCCAGATCTTAAGGATATTAAAATAATAAAAAGAATAGAGTTTAGTGGCGATCCTAAAGAGTATTATCCATATAATGCCAAAGAAGATGAACCTGCAACGCTAAATCCATTTTTTAAAGGATATCATTATCATATAACGGGTCTTCATCACGGCATAACTGGATTTCCTACAGAAGATGGTTCCATAGTTGATTATAATATAAAAAGACTATTTAATAAAATCAATGCGCATAAAGATGAGATAATAGAATACGAAGAGTATATGTTAGATGATGCAGATATTTGTATAATAGCATATGGAAGTGTGTCTCTTAGTGTAAAAGTAGCTATAGAAGAGTTAAGAAAACAAGGAAAAAGAGTTGGTCTTTTTAAACCAATTACGCTTTGGCCAAGTCCTGAAGAAAAATTAAAAGAAATAGGGACTAAATTTAAAAATGTATTAGTTGCTGAGCTAAATATGGGTCAATACTACGGAGAAATAAAAAAATGTATGCTAAGAGATGATATACAAACACTTCTTAAAGCAAATGGAAGACCTATTTCGCCAAGTGAAATTATACAAAAAGTTATGGAGTTTTAA